ACCGATGATGTCTGCCGTGGGGTCGAGGTGTCCCGTTTTGAAAAGAGGATTGGTGCGGGAGGCCCATTCGAGCATGGCTTGTCCGATTTCCAGAGACCGCGGAGTTCCCCAGCCCTGGGTGTTCATCAAGCCGAGCATGTAAAGGGCGTAGGAATCGTGGTGCTGTGTGGCCAGGCGCAGGAAGCTGGCGGCTTGGGCGTAGTCCTGGGGGATGAGGGTTGTTCTGACGGGAAGTCCGGGGTAGAAGCGCTTTTCTCCAAGGAGTAGGGAACCGAGTCTTCGCTGGGCGACCGGATATCCGCTGACAGCGGATTTATACAACCATTTGATGCCTTCCAGCAGGGTGGTTTCCGATTCTGATTCACCGGAAAGAATAAGGAACATTTTGTATTGGGCCTCGGGGTAGCCGATGGCAGCCATGGTTTTGATGAGCGTGAGGCTTTCGCTCGTGGACGGAAGTAGGCTGATGGAGGTTTGGCTGTCGGCGCAGGGCTGGCTGAGAGTACGGAAAACTTCTTCTTCTGCAATGGTTTTAATAGCAGGATCGGGACCGGCAGAGGGGGATGCACAGATGAATTTGATGTGAGGATAGGAGGGGATTTGTTCTTTGGAGACGAATCCGTTGTCCATCATGGAGAGGAGGACTGGCATCTGTTCACCATTGACCGTTTGAAAGGAATATGTGTAAATTTCCTCGGTTTTAAGTTCCGGCAGGGCAGGAAAGACATAGTTGACTGTCAGCCTGCCAGGAACAAGTCCCATTTGAGCAGCATTGTCGGATTGTGCGACAACGTTGCCGGCGGAGTCCTGAATGACGAGGTAAAGAGGCTGGTCCATTTTCAGGGACTTGAGAGAGTCCGGCTTATTGGCGGCTTTATTCAGGTAGATGGAACTGATGCGCAGGGTTTCCGGCCTAGGGGTGGGCAGATTGGATTGTGCCAGGACGGTATCGGACAATTTGAGTCGGAAGGAGTCGATGCTTTTGGGCAGGGACGGGCTGTCGGGAGGAATGGAGAGTGTCGGGATGGAGATGGCTGAGAGGTTCAGCATTTCCCGTGGTGTGTCGAGGCGGATGGTGGAGATGGTTTCTTTGATTGTGGTGCCTAGGGGTTCTTTCTTGAAGATGTCGGCGCCGATGAAAACGGAAACTGCAATGATGAGAACGACAAGAACGCCCGTGAAGATGGAGGAAAAGGACGGGCGGAGTTTGGCTCCGGAGCGTGAAGTTGTCTTTCGGCTGTGTTCCGTGTCGCTCTGCTGCTGGTGGGAGTCTGTTGAAATAAGGGGAAGCCAGTTGTTTTTTTCGCGGGCGATGCGGAGTTCTTCGTGAGAAACGTTGATGGTACTCAGGTCGTCGTTGCCGGTGAGATGGAGGGATTCCATCCATTGGGCGGCGTTCGCGTAGCGGTCTTCAACCTGAGGCATGAGGGCTTTGTCGATGCTTTGCAGGAATTCCTGTGTGTAGCATGCCGCCAGTTCGGGCATGGTGTGAAGCGGTACCATGGTGTCGGTCGAGAGGCGGACTTCCGCCCGTTCCGGGGGATTGCCTGTGAGGAGGGCGTAAAATGTGGCGCCGAGTGAGTAGAGATCGCTCCATGCACCGATATTGCTGAGACCGAGGGCTTGCTCCGGAGAGGAGTACCCGTGGGTTGTCAGGACGGTCAGGGAGGTGAGTTTGGAGGCGTGCCGCGCTGCGCCGAAGTCAATGAGGATGGGCATGCCTTCCCGGGTGAGGAGGATGTTGCCCGGTTTGATATCCCGGTGGAAGATGTCTTTGCCGTGGAGGTAGTGCAGGATGTCCAGAAGGCGGAAGAGCAGGCCTTTCATCTCGTCTTCCGTGTATCTCTTGCCGGTGGTCATCAAGCGGTCTCCCAGATAGTCGAGGGAGAGGCCGTTGATGTATTCCATGGCGAAGTAGGCGGTGCCGTTGGTCTCGAAGATGGAAAGGATTTTGACGATACCGGGATGGTCCAGTTCAGCGATGGTCCGGGCTTCGTTGAGGAAGTTGCGGAGTGCCCAGTTGTAGTTTTCAATGTCGTGCTGGTTATTGGGCACGATAAGGCCGCTCAACGGGTCGCGGTGGGAGTAGGAAGAAGGGAAGTTCTCCTTAACGACGACGTAGCGGTTGAGGTAAATGTCTCTGGCTAGATAGGTGATGCCGAATCCTCCATTGCCGAGGACATGGTCGATTTCGTAGTGTTCCAGTTTGGTGCCGGAGACGAGTTCCCGTTGGAAGACGAAGAATTCGTCTTTAGGGGGGGCGGCTTCGGATTGGGGGCTCCCTTCCAATTGATGAACATGGCTGGAAAGCGTTTCGCGAACAGGCTCCTGTTCAGTTTCAACATGCTTGTCTCCAGTTTGTTCTCTCATGGAAGTATCAACGGAAATTTGCTTTGTCCGCGAGGGAAACCTACTTCCTTTGTTTCCGATTTGCAAGAGAATCGGCTTCTGAATGTGTCCTATGACAGGGGGCAGCAGGACACATTCAGAAGGAGGAGGGGAGGCATTTATTTGGCGAACAGGGATATTTCCGCAGCGGAAATGTGGTTTTTGTCCAGTGCCCGTGTTCCGGTGAAACGGAAGTAGCGGACTTTAGTCTTCAAATTGGAGATAGGAACGATTTGTTCGATGGGATTGGCCCTGAGGTTGGAGAATTCGCCTTCTGCAACTTTTTTCCAGTGTTTGTTGTCCGGGCTGACTTCGAAGATGTACCGATCGGTCATGCCATGGGTACAGTTGTCCTGACGGGGGAGGTAGGAGAAGGCTGAAATGGCATGGGCTTTACCCATATCGACGGTGATGCTTTGGGGTGGATTCTTTTCACCGGTGTTTTCATGAGTGTGCCAGAAGGTGGAAGGTTTGTCGTCGATAGCCATTTCCGGAGAGGTTCCGGCCGTGGCGGAGATGACTTTCCAGTCTTTTTTTGAGATGCCGAAGCGGGTGGTGGCGTCCGGTCCGCTGTTACCTTCGGTGTCGAAGACTCGTGCCGAAACGATGCCGCCATTGGGCAGGCTGATAGGCTCTTTGAATATTGGGGATTGCGAGGTGGGTTGGGAACCATCTGTCGTGAATCTGATGATTCCTGTTGTTTTGGCGTCGATGGTGACGGTGTCTCCCTGACGGGTGATGGAGGGTTGAGGCAAGGAAACGGGGCGGAGCAGAAGGGAAAATTCCGAGATGCAGGGAACGGCTGGACTGGACGTGATGGTGAGGCGCAGTTTATCTGTCGTCACCGGGGCGGCCGTAGGAAGCATGACTTGGTTGCCTATGGTTTTGCCGTCGATGATTTGTTTCCATGTACCGTTTTCCCATGCATCGACGCGGAAGGATTCCACCCTCTGACCGAGACGGATTTGTTCACGGAGGCGGACGATGTCGAAGGTGGCTTTGCGGGGAAGGGTGATTTCGACGGACGGTGTATTGTTGCCATCATCGGTTGTCCAATAGGTTTCTATGTCGTTGTCGAAGAGGCTGGCGGGGGAAAATCGTTTGTCGTTTCCACGTGTGTTGGTGGCTTTTCCCTTGGCTCCCAGAGCGAAGTCTTTGGAGTAGAGTTTGTCCCTCAGTTTTTTGAAGCCAAGAAGAGCTTGGGCATCGGACGGGTAGATGAGACCCTGTTTGTCCGGAGGGACATTGAGGATGAGATTGGCTCCCCGTCCGACACTGTTGATCCAGACGTCGAGCAGGTGTTCGGGCGTTTTGACGGAATTGTTGTAACGTTCATGCCAGAACCAGCCGCTCCGGATGGAGGTATCACCTTCGGCGGGTACCCAGCGATTGCCGTGCGGAACGCCATGGGCCGCATTTCCCGGTTTGTCCGTGTCTTCAGTAGCCCAGTGCGGATAGCCGACATGTCCTCGTTCGGAACCGCCCCATCGGGCGTCTCCGACATGGCCGGCGCCCCAGATGATGCAGTTGGGCTGGAGACCGCGGATCATGTTGACGATAGCCGGGAAGTTATAATAATCCTGAGGAATTTTACGCGTGGTTTTTGCACCTCCGTACCAGCCGTCGCCGCCATTGGCCCCGTCGAACCAGATTTCAAAGATATTGCCGTATTTGCCGCTGAGGAGTTCACGGATTTGTCCGTAGTAATCTTTCAGATAGCCTTCTTTCCCGTATTCCTTGTGATTGCGATCCCATGGGGATATGTAGGTACCGAATTTCAGACCGTTAGCTTTACAGGCGTCGGCTAGTTCTTTGACGAGATCCCCCTTGCCGTTTTTCCAGGTAGCCTTGGTGATGTTGTGTTTCGTAGTAGCCGTTGGCCAGAGGCAGAAACCGTCGTGATGTTTGGCGGTAAGAATAATGCCTTTCATGCCGGCCTGTTTGAAAAGCTTGACGATTTGATCGGCGTTAAAGTCAACAGGGTTGAACAATTTGGGATTTTCATTTCCATATCCCCATTCATTACCGGTATAGGTATTGAGGCCCAAGTGGATGAATCCGTAGTATTCCATCCTCTGCCAGTCTACCTGCTGAGGCGTAGGGACAGCTCCGTAAGGTTGGGGCGGCTCTGCCGCATCAAGACCGGACAGGAACAGGGATATTGTTGCACAAATCAGTGATAAACGGGGAAGGGAAGTCATTATGAGTACTCTAGCGGTACATGCCGGGAAGGCAAGACGATTCCTGCATTCTTTTTGTAAGAATGACATGAAAGAATCCCTGGGCAATCCGGCATTCGCCGGACATCCCCTAGTTACGGATGAGCGTATCTGCTAATCCTTTGCCTCGGCAAGGGCGGCTGCCAGCATGCACCAAAGATGAAGACCTACTCCCAATGGCCGAAGGAAGTCAACCGAATAACAGAGAAGAATGATACTGCACCATGCTATCCCCCGGAGAACATATCCTCTGTAAGCCTGTCCGGCTCCGGGAAGAATCAAACTAAATAATGCGGCGAGAACTGGGTTGTAAGATTTTCTTGCAACCCAGCATCTAGGGTAAGGGTCTTCTGGCTGGTTCGTCATGGGTGAAGTAACAATATTGTCGATTAAGACGAAAGATCAACTAAAATCGTTCATATTTCCATGTATTTATGCCATAAGAAACTTTCTTGCAGTGAAATAACTTGGCATACTGTTGCAAATGCGACGAAGCCTCACTTTCAGTTGCACTACCTGTACTGTGTGTTGTATACTGTTGCCATTGGGAAACTATTACCCCATGTCACCATGATGAAAAATTACGGGAAAACAATGCTGGCTTTGGGAATTGTCTTTGTAGCGGTGTCATCGGTTTGGGCCGATTTCCCTGTTTATGCCGGTTCTTCCTATACGGTCGGGTCGAAAATGTGGAGTGGATTTTCGCAGGTTGAAGAAGCAGCGAACCAGAGTGATCCTCTTGCTTGTTTTGTGTATGCCTGGGCATTGGAGGAAGGAAGAGGTGTGCGTAAGAATGAAGCGCTTGCCCGGGAGTGGTATGCCAAAGCGGCCGACGGCCTCAAGAAACTGGCATCCCAGGGCAATTCCGATGCCATGGCTGCCTTGGCAGATCTTTATGAGGCAGGCAACGGTGTTCCGAAGAATAAAGTGGAGGCTGCCAAATGGTATGCCAAAGCCGCGGCAGCCGGACATGCCTATGCCCTCTATGCATTGGCGGAATGCTACAAAGATGGCAATGGCGTGCCGCAATCCACGGATAAGGCCCGGGAGTTGTATTCCCAGGCAGCGGAAAAAGGGTATTCTCCGGCACGGTCTGCTCTCCTGGACCTGGATGAGGAAGAGAAGTAAACCTGATTTTCCCTTATATCTTATAGCTCCTTCTATTCTGATTTATAGAATATTACGGAAGAGTGCGTCGACCTATAGCGGCATGGCCTGGCGCATCTGTGCGGTTTCTTTCCTGGGATGGATCAGGGATGAACTTGGCAGATCGGGGATGGGTGTGGTACGTTGCCCTGCATGAACGACATACGGACTGAACGCCTGGAATGGGTGGATACGGCGCGCATTCCTGCGATGTTGTTTGTGATTATCCAGCATATTCCGCTGGTGTGCCCATGGAATGATTCTCCACTGACGTCGTCTTTGGCGTTCTTCATGCTTCTGGCGGGGTATTTTGCCGGGCCGAGACTGGCAGCGTCTCCGCAGGTATGGAGTGGCTATGCCGGGAGGCGGGTCGTGAAGTTGATGGGACCGTATCTGGCATGGAATGCTATTTATTTGGCTGGTATGCTGGTAACTGGCGAGGAGCCCTTGCCGGCAACACTGACGGAATGGGCACACGTATTTGGACTCGGGCATGAGCCTTTACTGCTTCCCTTGTGGTTTATCCGCGATTTGGCGGTGTTCATGATCGTCGGTTCTTTCCTGGTTCGGGGGCCATGTTGGGTACTGGTAGCCGCGGCGTTGGCTGGATTGTGTTTCCTTCCTGTCGGTGCGGGCGGCGAGTTTTGGCCGAAGCCTCACATGTTCGGTAATTTTTGTCTTGGAATGCTGGCAGCAGGTGTCCCCGGTCTTTCGGGGCACTGGAAGGCATTGCCCATTGGGTTTCACTTTGGGATCGTTGCGTTTTACTTCTGCCTGGCCGGGTATAGTGCCTATGCGGGTGGTGTCGTGTATGGGCCTTTGACTGTTCCCGGGATTCTGGCCTTATTGAGCATGGGGATTTTGTTGGACCGGCTGCCTTGCCGGAGGATGTTGCAGACATGTTCCCGGGGAACGTTTTTTATTTTCTGCTTCCATACGTTTGTGATTGTGGCATTGAAGTTTGTTCTTCCTGTAGGAAGCTTCTGGTGGCTGGCTGCGGTCCCTGTGATCTATGGCGCGAGTCTGGTTGTATATTTGCTGATCCGCAGGTGGAGCATATTCCGTTTTTTGACGTGCTGACGTGAGGATAGGCTTCCTTTGCATGCGGTGGGTGTGGTAGGAAATATTTCATCTATGCCAGAATCTTCTTCGTCCCGCCATCTGCGTTCTTCTTCTCCGGTTTCAGCTGGTGCCGGATGGCGCTGGGTATGGCCGATACTTGTTGTGACCGTATTTGGCATGGGGGTAGTGACCGGCAGGTTAAGCAGGAACGATGTGACTGGAACAGAGGGGGCCGGGGAGACTTTTTCGGAAGCATTGGAACAGGAACGGCTGACGAGATTCAGTGCGGAAGATCGTGCCGAACGGGCTGAAAAAACTCTGTTAAAACTCGAACAGATGGAACGCGAACGTCTGGCTACGGAGAATTTAGCTCTGGCCGGACAACGGGATAAGGCTGCCGCAGGAGGGGCGGATGTTCCGGACGACCGAAAGATGGGGGATGATCATGAGATGTTGGATCCCACGGTTGTGGGGCGTCCCCTGGGAGATGTGATGGATGCCGTTGGCGAGGCCCCTCTCGAAAGTCCTCTGGGATCGGGAGATGCTCGGGAATGGCGTTCGAAATACAGGTATGCCGCCCTGAAATACAATCGCCTGGTGAGTAATTACGACAGACTCCAGAAGAAGTATATTGAGCTAACCGGAGCGGACGGAGGCAGGAACGGGATTGTGACGGGGAGCATGTTTTACAAAGTCCTCCGCCGTTCAACGCGGGAGGAACTCGACCGGGTGCGCAAGGAACTGAACGGGGGTGTTTCCACAAGGAGGGTACGCGATGTCCAATCCCATCTGGACGCTTTGAATGAACGGGAAGCTTGGCTGAAGAGGAAGGCTCGTGAAATGGGGATTGAATGAGAGATTCTTTTTTCTTCGTTCTTTAAGGCTGCTCTTTGATGCGGTCGGTGAAGAGAATGCCGTCGAGATGGTCGCATTCATGCTGGAGGCAGCGGGCCAGCAGACCATTGCAGTCCAGGGTGATTACGTGACCGTTCATGAGTGTCATCCGTACTTTGGCGTGACTGGGGCGGCTGACGGGTTCATAGACTTCCGTGATACTGAGGCATCCTTCGGTGAAAAGAGATTGAGGCCCGTAGGGCTCAATGGATGGATTGATGAAGTCGAGCGGCATGATGTCCTTCAACGTTTTAGGTTCACCGTTAACCTCGATGAAAGTGGTGCTTTCTTCTTCGGCGGGGATGTCGATGGTGACGAGCCGGACGGGATGACCGACTTGCGGAGCCGCCAAGCCGATGCCTCCCTGGGCGAGTGTAGCCTTCATATTGGCTAACAATGCCAGGACTGATTCATCAATACGTTTGATGGGGGCACTGATTTCGCGAAGGACGGGATGGCCAATTTGAAGGATTTCCAGGATTTTGGGCATGACTGCGATACTACCCGCTGTCCTCCGGGAGGGCAATGCATGGGTTTGTCAGAATTGTTGAGAGAGATTTGAGACTAAAAGGCTGAAGGCAGAGGCTTATTTGTCCCGTTTGCGGTGTTTTTTCTTGGAGACGGAATCTTTATCGGTGGTTTTGGGCGCCGGATCACCACACCATTGAGTAAGGAGGCTGGGAGTGATTTTACCGTACATGGAATTCGGATCGATCTGCTGCATGGCGAGGAGGTGCTTTCGCAGGACATTTTTAGCAGCGCCGTCACGTCGAAGCTGGCCGATAAGGATGCAGTAAGTTTCCTGGCGTTGGAGAGGGGAATAGGCTGTGTCGTTGACGATTTTCAGGACAGGAGACTCCAATTCTGTGGATTTGGCATCCTTGTGCTCTTCCTGAAATTTGCGGGGGTCGTAGTTCAGGCGCCTGACGTAGCCGCTTTCATCCTTGGGATCAAGTGTCCGAATTTGTTCGGCGGCATTGTGGGGAGGATCGATGCCGAGCGTGCTGGCTTGACCGATTAATTTGGCTTTTTCGAGT
This is a stretch of genomic DNA from Akkermansia sp. N21116. It encodes these proteins:
- a CDS encoding protein kinase; amino-acid sequence: MREQTGDKHVETEQEPVRETLSSHVHQLEGSPQSEAAPPKDEFFVFQRELVSGTKLEHYEIDHVLGNGGFGITYLARDIYLNRYVVVKENFPSSYSHRDPLSGLIVPNNQHDIENYNWALRNFLNEARTIAELDHPGIVKILSIFETNGTAYFAMEYINGLSLDYLGDRLMTTGKRYTEDEMKGLLFRLLDILHYLHGKDIFHRDIKPGNILLTREGMPILIDFGAARHASKLTSLTVLTTHGYSSPEQALGLSNIGAWSDLYSLGATFYALLTGNPPERAEVRLSTDTMVPLHTMPELAACYTQEFLQSIDKALMPQVEDRYANAAQWMESLHLTGNDDLSTINVSHEELRIAREKNNWLPLISTDSHQQQSDTEHSRKTTSRSGAKLRPSFSSIFTGVLVVLIIAVSVFIGADIFKKEPLGTTIKETISTIRLDTPREMLNLSAISIPTLSIPPDSPSLPKSIDSFRLKLSDTVLAQSNLPTPRPETLRISSIYLNKAANKPDSLKSLKMDQPLYLVIQDSAGNVVAQSDNAAQMGLVPGRLTVNYVFPALPELKTEEIYTYSFQTVNGEQMPVLLSMMDNGFVSKEQIPSYPHIKFICASPSAGPDPAIKTIAEEEVFRTLSQPCADSQTSISLLPSTSESLTLIKTMAAIGYPEAQYKMFLILSGESESETTLLEGIKWLYKSAVSGYPVAQRRLGSLLLGEKRFYPGLPVRTTLIPQDYAQAASFLRLATQHHDSYALYMLGLMNTQGWGTPRSLEIGQAMLEWASRTNPLFKTGHLDPTADIIGFWGTQYVKPNTPTVMSFPLTSKQALSDGSLRILSTGGNSQCQISDVHITQNGKIISAIATPYSLFPGSLPQTINIKIPQLDNYENLALEMTIKTPGTSIGAVQLLPATPDTAQQALPTNSTENR
- a CDS encoding alpha-L-fucosidase is translated as MTSLPRLSLICATISLFLSGLDAAEPPQPYGAVPTPQQVDWQRMEYYGFIHLGLNTYTGNEWGYGNENPKLFNPVDFNADQIVKLFKQAGMKGIILTAKHHDGFCLWPTATTKHNITKATWKNGKGDLVKELADACKANGLKFGTYISPWDRNHKEYGKEGYLKDYYGQIRELLSGKYGNIFEIWFDGANGGDGWYGGAKTTRKIPQDYYNFPAIVNMIRGLQPNCIIWGAGHVGDARWGGSERGHVGYPHWATEDTDKPGNAAHGVPHGNRWVPAEGDTSIRSGWFWHERYNNSVKTPEHLLDVWINSVGRGANLILNVPPDKQGLIYPSDAQALLGFKKLRDKLYSKDFALGAKGKATNTRGNDKRFSPASLFDNDIETYWTTDDGNNTPSVEITLPRKATFDIVRLREQIRLGQRVESFRVDAWENGTWKQIIDGKTIGNQVMLPTAAPVTTDKLRLTITSSPAVPCISEFSLLLRPVSLPQPSITRQGDTVTIDAKTTGIIRFTTDGSQPTSQSPIFKEPISLPNGGIVSARVFDTEGNSGPDATTRFGISKKDWKVISATAGTSPEMAIDDKPSTFWHTHENTGEKNPPQSITVDMGKAHAISAFSYLPRQDNCTHGMTDRYIFEVSPDNKHWKKVAEGEFSNLRANPIEQIVPISNLKTKVRYFRFTGTRALDKNHISAAEISLFAK
- a CDS encoding tetratricopeptide repeat protein, producing the protein MMKNYGKTMLALGIVFVAVSSVWADFPVYAGSSYTVGSKMWSGFSQVEEAANQSDPLACFVYAWALEEGRGVRKNEALAREWYAKAADGLKKLASQGNSDAMAALADLYEAGNGVPKNKVEAAKWYAKAAAAGHAYALYALAECYKDGNGVPQSTDKARELYSQAAEKGYSPARSALLDLDEEEK
- a CDS encoding acyltransferase, yielding MNDIRTERLEWVDTARIPAMLFVIIQHIPLVCPWNDSPLTSSLAFFMLLAGYFAGPRLAASPQVWSGYAGRRVVKLMGPYLAWNAIYLAGMLVTGEEPLPATLTEWAHVFGLGHEPLLLPLWFIRDLAVFMIVGSFLVRGPCWVLVAAALAGLCFLPVGAGGEFWPKPHMFGNFCLGMLAAGVPGLSGHWKALPIGFHFGIVAFYFCLAGYSAYAGGVVYGPLTVPGILALLSMGILLDRLPCRRMLQTCSRGTFFIFCFHTFVIVALKFVLPVGSFWWLAAVPVIYGASLVVYLLIRRWSIFRFLTC
- the def gene encoding peptide deformylase encodes the protein MPKILEILQIGHPVLREISAPIKRIDESVLALLANMKATLAQGGIGLAAPQVGHPVRLVTIDIPAEEESTTFIEVNGEPKTLKDIMPLDFINPSIEPYGPQSLFTEGCLSITEVYEPVSRPSHAKVRMTLMNGHVITLDCNGLLARCLQHECDHLDGILFTDRIKEQP